Proteins from a single region of Oscillatoria sp. FACHB-1406:
- a CDS encoding GGDEF domain-containing response regulator, whose product MNSTNRHPYKADILVVDDTQENLSFLSSMLAQQGYDVRIAINGEMGLLAATTVVPDLILLDIMMPGIDGYEVCRRLKTAAETASVPIIFLSALSSSFDKVQAFTAGGVDYITKPFQVEEVLARIQNQLNLRAALQEVVKLNNALERRVEERTQQLEAAHMRLLEVALRDTLTGLPNRIFFLKHLQAALERAKTEAGYSFAVLFLDCDRFKIVNNSFGHPVGDKLLCDAARRLETCLEPQHSIARLGGDEFAILLSGIKSYTDAIAVAERLLQSFAQPFEVLGLDVFISASIGIVLSDRGYEQPEHMLRDADTAMYQAKAQGKDCYQIFEPAMHANAIQFFEIERDLRAAIAGNALEQFIVRYQPIVSLATGKIAGFEALVRWQHPTRGLVSPVEFIHVAEETSLIGPIGYWVLQESCRQLRAWQEGGFADASISVSVNLSARQFAQPNLIDKIDSILEKTHLSPKNLKLEITESAIMENPQTASTILKQLRARKIQLSIDDFGTGYSSLSYLHAFPVDTLKIDKSFVQRLDNNSKSLGLIPAMISIARTMKMDVVAEGIETPQQLALLRELDCDFSQGYLFAPPLEVDKAVDFMLVSPEW is encoded by the coding sequence ATGAATAGCACGAATCGTCATCCATACAAAGCCGATATTTTGGTCGTCGATGATACTCAAGAAAATCTTAGTTTCCTATCGTCGATGCTAGCCCAACAAGGCTATGACGTGCGGATTGCCATCAATGGAGAGATGGGCTTGCTAGCGGCAACCACTGTCGTTCCCGATCTGATTTTACTCGATATTATGATGCCGGGGATCGATGGTTATGAAGTATGTCGGCGCTTGAAAACTGCTGCGGAAACCGCCTCGGTTCCGATCATTTTTTTAAGCGCGCTGAGTAGTTCCTTTGATAAAGTCCAAGCCTTCACCGCAGGCGGAGTCGATTATATTACTAAGCCGTTTCAAGTTGAGGAAGTGCTAGCGCGCATCCAAAACCAACTCAATTTAAGGGCGGCCCTCCAAGAAGTCGTCAAACTGAATAATGCCCTCGAACGTCGAGTTGAAGAGCGCACCCAACAACTCGAAGCCGCCCATATGCGCCTGCTGGAAGTTGCCCTGCGCGATACGCTGACCGGGCTGCCCAATCGTATTTTTTTTCTCAAACACCTGCAAGCAGCCCTCGAACGTGCGAAAACAGAAGCAGGTTATAGCTTCGCGGTACTGTTTCTCGACTGCGATCGCTTTAAAATCGTCAATAATTCCTTCGGTCATCCTGTCGGCGATAAGCTGCTCTGCGATGCGGCTCGCCGCCTAGAAACTTGCCTAGAACCCCAGCATAGCATTGCCCGTTTAGGCGGCGACGAATTTGCAATACTGCTGTCGGGAATTAAGAGTTATACCGATGCGATTGCTGTAGCCGAGAGACTCTTGCAATCGTTCGCCCAGCCTTTTGAAGTGCTGGGTCTCGACGTTTTTATCAGTGCTAGTATCGGAATTGTGTTGAGCGATCGCGGCTACGAACAACCCGAGCATATGCTGCGCGATGCCGATACCGCCATGTATCAGGCGAAAGCCCAAGGAAAAGATTGCTACCAAATTTTCGAGCCAGCAATGCACGCCAACGCCATTCAATTTTTCGAGATCGAACGCGATCTCCGGGCAGCTATTGCAGGAAACGCCCTCGAGCAATTCATCGTGCGTTACCAACCCATTGTTTCCTTAGCCACTGGAAAAATCGCTGGATTTGAGGCCTTAGTGCGCTGGCAGCATCCGACTCGAGGTCTTGTCTCCCCAGTAGAGTTCATTCACGTGGCGGAGGAGACGAGTTTAATTGGGCCGATTGGCTACTGGGTTTTACAAGAATCTTGCCGTCAGTTACGCGCTTGGCAAGAGGGAGGATTTGCCGATGCTTCGATCTCCGTTAGCGTCAATCTTTCTGCACGTCAATTTGCTCAGCCAAATTTAATTGATAAAATCGATAGCATTCTCGAAAAAACTCACCTCAGCCCGAAAAACTTAAAGCTGGAGATTACGGAGAGTGCAATTATGGAAAATCCTCAAACTGCATCGACGATTCTCAAGCAGTTGCGCGCTCGAAAAATTCAGTTGAGTATCGATGATTTTGGGACGGGTTATTCTTCTTTAAGCTATCTTCACGCTTTCCCCGTAGATACCCTTAAAATTGATAAGTCTTTTGTGCAAAGACTCGATAATAACTCGAAAAGCTTGGGGTTAATTCCCGCTATGATTAGTATCGCGCGCACGATGAAAATGGATGTGGTTGCGGAGGGGATCGAAACACCTCAACAGTTGGCATTGCTGCGAGAGCTAGATTGCGACTTTTCCCAAGGTTATTTATTTGCGCCTCCCTTAGAGGTCGATAAAGCTGTCGATTTTATGTTAGTTTCTCCGGAATGGTAA